In one Paramisgurnus dabryanus chromosome 21, PD_genome_1.1, whole genome shotgun sequence genomic region, the following are encoded:
- the flna gene encoding filamin-A encodes MSQHPRLSQSSAAAAAPLSNASLAQDKDADMPATEKDLAEDAPWKKIQQNTFTRWCNEHLKCVNKRIANLQTDLSDGLRLIALLEVLSQKKMFRKYNQRPTFRQMQLENVSVALEFLDRENIKLVSIDSKAIVDGNLKLILGLIWTLILHYSISMPMWDEEEETEESKQKTPKQRLLGWIQNKLPELPITNFSRDWQSGKALGALVDSCAPGLCPDWDSWDQTKPVDNAREAMQQADDWLGVPQVITPEEIVDPNVDEHSVMTYLSQFPKAKLKPGAPLRPKLNPKKARAYGPGIEPTGNVVMKKAVFTVETISAGQGEVLVYVEDPAGHREEAKVTANNDKNRTYSVFYVPKVTGQHKVTVLFAGQHISKSPFDVDVGMAQGDSSKVTAQGPGLEPAGNIANKSTYFDVYTAGAGVGEVEVVIVDPSGKKDTVECSVEDKGNSSYRCTYKPTQEGQHTIYITFAGGQISKSPYTVNVGEACNPSLCKAKGRGLQPKGLRVKETAEFKVYTKGAGTGDLKVTIKGPKGLEEPCKKKDLGDGVYSFDYYPTTPGNYIITITWGGQHIPRSPFEVKVGTEAGPQQVRAWGPGLESGVVGKSADFVVEAVGDDVGTLGFSVEGPSPAKIECDDKGDGSCDVRYWPTEPGEYAVHVLCKNEDIHLSPFMAEIVSAPGKDFFPDKVKAYGPGLQAAGLSVGKPAEFTVDAKQGGKAPLKIQAQDRDGNPVDVQVTDNGNGTYSCSYTPRKPVKHTVMVSWGGVNIPESPFRMNIGAGCHPNKVKVSGPGVAKTGLKAYEPTYFTVDCAEAGQGDISIGIKCAPGVVGPAEADIDFDIIRNDNDTFTVKYMPPGAGSYTIMVLFADQAIPLTPIRIKVDPSHDASKVKAEGPGLNRTGVELNKPTYFTVNTKAAGKAKLDAQYTGPNKGEAVRDFDIVDNHDGTHTVKYTPVQQGNMGLNVTYGGDPIPKSPFAVSVAPSLDLSKVKVAGLGNTMAVGKDQDITVKSKGAGGQGKVAAKVTGPSGKSVPCKVEPGLSPETSQVRFIPRDKGPYEVELTYDGVPIPGSPFNVEAIAPADPSLVRCSGPGLERAKVGEPGKFVVDCTNAGPAELTIEIISDNGTEAEVHIQDNGDGTYTITYIPLCPGVYTLTIRYGNQDVPNFPSRLNVEPAVETSGVKVFGPGVEGKGVFREATTDFTVDARALTKTGGNHIKTCINNPSGNCTDALINDLGDGTYKVEYTPYEEGMHSVDVAYDGSPVPKSPFRVPVTEGCDPARVRVHGPGLQSGITNKANKFTVETRGAGTGGLGLAMEGPSEAKMSCTDNKDGSCCVEYIPYEPGTYNLNVTYGGQPITGSPFSVPVHDTVDATKVKCLGQGLGNNVRANIPQVFSVDASKAGVAPLQVRVQGPKGIVEPVEVVDNGDQTHTVSYVPTREGPYSINVLYADEEIPHSPYKVKVLPTHDASKVRCSGPGLNTTGVPASLPVEFTIDAKDAGEGLLAVQITDPEGKPKKANIRDNQDGTYLVSYVPDMTGRYTILIKYGGDEIPYSPYRIRALPTGDASKCTVTVSIGGHGLGAGVGPTIQIGEQTVITVDAKAAGKGKVTCTVCTPDGGEVDVDVVENADGTFDIFYTAPQPGKYVICVRFGGEHIPNSPFQVTALEGDSPEQLMQQTQARQYAYAPNMGQPWATDRPMGMNGLDVAGLRPFDLVIPFTIQKGEITGDVKMPSGKVAKPEIIDNKDGTVTVKYAPIEAGLHEMDIKYDGIHIPGSPLQFYVDYVNSGHVTAFGPGLIHGMVNKPAVFTVNTKDAGEGGLSLAIEGPSKADISCTDNQDGTCTVSYLPVLPGDYNIIVKYNEKHIPGSPFMAKITGDDSMRMSHLKVGSAADIPLDIGELDLSQLTASLTTPSGREEPCLLKMLRNGHVGISFVPKEIGEHLVNIKKNGRHIPSSPISVMINQSEIGDASRVRVTGQGLSEARTFEPAEFIIDTRDAGYGGLSLSIEGPSKVDINTEDQEDGTCKVTYCPTEPGNYIINIKFADQHVPGSAFTVKVTGEGRMKESITRKRRAASVANVGSQCDLSLKIPEISIADMTAQVTSPSGKVHKAEIMEGENNTYCIRFVPTEMGVHTVSVKYQGQHVPGSPFQFTVGPLGEGGAHKVRAGGPGLERAEAGVPAEFSIWTREAGAGGLSIAVEGPSKAEIAFEDRKDGSSGVSYIVQEPGDYEVSIRFNDEHIPDSPFVVPVASPSDDARRLTVASLQESGLKVNQPASFAVSLNGAKGVIDAKVHSPSGALEECCVTEIDEDKYAVRFIPRENGLYLIDVKFNGSHIPGSPFKIRVGETGQAGDPGMVSAYGAGLEGGTTGSPCEFTVNTSSAGPGALAVTIDGPSKVKMDCQECPEGYKVTYTPMAPGNYLISIKYGGPYHIVGSPFKAKITGSRLVNSHSMHETSSVMVDPVTRSVTSTQQAAPGWASSDASRVVAKGLGLNKGFIGQKNNFSVDCSKAGRNMLLVGVDGPKVPCEEILVKHMGNRLYNVSYQLKEKGEYILVVKWGDEHIPGSPYHITV; translated from the exons ATGAGTCAACACCCACGCCTCAGCCAGTCGAGCGCCGCCGCTGCTGCTCCCCTATCCAACGCTTCTCTCGCCCAGGACAAGGACGCAGACATGCCCGCAACAGAGAAAGATCTCGCCGAGGACGCGCCATGGAAGAAGATCCAGCAAAACACATTCACGCGTTGGTGCAACGAGCATCTGAAATGTGTCAATAAGCGCATAGCGAACCTGCAGACTGACCTGAGCGATGGTCTCCGGCTTATCGCGCTTCTGGAGGTGCTCAGTCAGAAGAAGATGTTCCGCAAGTACAACCAGCGGCCCACGTTCAGACAAATGCAGCTGGAAAACGTCTCCGTGGCTTTGGAGTTCCTAGACAGGGAAAACATCAAATTGGTGTCTATAG ACAGTAAGGCCATAGTGGATGGGAACCTGAAGCTGATCCTGGGTCTGATATGGACACTTATTCTGCATTATTCCATCTCCATGCCCATGTGGGACGAGGAGGAAGAGACCGAAGAAAGCAAACAGAAGACACCCAAGCAGAGGCTGCTCGGATGGATCCAGAACAAACTACCCGAGCTGCCCATTACCAACTTCAGCCGGGACTGGCAGTCAGGGAAAGCCCTTGGTGCGCTGGTGGACAGTTGTGCTCCGG GTCTGTGTCCTGACTGGGATTCATGGGACCAGACAAAGCCTGTGGACAATGCCAGAGAGGCCATGCAGCAGGCTGATGACTGGCTTGGTGTTCCTCAG GTGATCACCCCTGAAGAAATTGTTGATCCCAATGTGGATGAGCACTCTGTTATGACTTACCTGTCCCAGTTCCCCAAAGCCAAACTCAAGCCTGGTGCCCCCCTGAGGCCCAAACTAAACCCTAAAAAGGCCCGTGCCTATGGACCAG GTATTGAGCCCACAGGTAATGTTGTGATGAAGAAGGCTGTGTTCACTGTGGAGACCATCAGTGCTGGCCAGGGTGAGGTGTTGGTTTACGTGGAGGACCCAGCTGGCCACCGCGAGGAGGCAAAAGTGACGGCCAATAATGACAAGAACCGCACCTACTCAGTATTCTATGTACCAAAAGTCACTGGACAACACAAG GTGACAGTGCTGTTTGCAGGGCAACACATCTCCAAGAGTCCGTTTGATGTGGATGTGGGAATGGCTCAGGGAGACTCCAGTAAGGTCACTGCCCAGGGTCCAGGCCTTGAGCCTGCAGGCAACATTGCCAACAAGTCCACGTACTTTGACGTCTACACAGCTG GTGCAGGTGTAGGAGAGGTTGAGGTGGTCATTGTTGACCCCAGTGGAAAGAAGGACACTGTTGAATGCAGTGTTGAAGATAAGGGCAACAGTAGTTACAGATGCACCTACAAGCCCACCCAAGAGGGCCAGCACACCATCTACATCACTTTTGCTGGGGGACAGATCTCAAAGAGCCCTTACACAGTCAACGTGGGAGAGG CCTGTAATCCAAGCTTGTGTAAAGCTAAGGGCCGTGGTCTTCAACCTAAAGGCTTGAGAGTCAAGGAGACTGCAGAGTTCAAGGTTTACACTAAAGGGGCTGGAACTGGGGACCTGAAGGTCACCATCAAAGGACCCA AGGGTCTTGAAGAGCCTTGCAAGAAGAAGGATCTTGGAGATGGAGTGTACAGCTTTGACTATTACCCCACCACACCTGGAAATTACATCATTACAATTACATGGGGCGGACAGCACATACCACGCAG TCCATTTGAGGTAAAGGTTGGTACTGAAGCAGGCCCACAGCAGGTGAGGGCATGGGGTCCAGGTCTGGAAAGTGGTGTGGTGGGCAAGTCTGCTGACTTTGTAGTAGAAGCTGTTGGAGATGATGTGGGCACTTTGG GTTTCTCAGTGGAGGGCCCGTCCCCGGCTAAAATCGAATGTGACGATAAGGGAGATGGCTCCTGTGATGTGCGGTACTGGCCCACAGAACCTGGCGAATATGCGGTTCATGTGCTCTGCAAGAACGAGGACATCCATCTCAGCCCATTCATGGCTGAGATTGTGTCAGCTCCTGGAAAAGACTTCTTTCCTGATAAG GTAAAGGCTTATGGTCCGGGTCTGCAGGCAGCTGGCCTTTCAGTTGGTAAACCTGCTGAGTTCACTGTGGATGCCAAACAAGGTGGCAAAGCTCCACTGAAGATTCAAGCTCAG GATCGTGATGGAAACCCAGTGGATGTGCAGGTGACTGATAACGGTAATGGAACATACAGCTGCAGTTACACTCCTCGCAAGCCAGTCAAACACACTGTGATGGTGTCATGGGGTGGAGTCAACATCCCAGAGAGCCCATTCAGG ATGAACATCGGAGCAGGATGCCATCCCAACAAGGTGAAGGTATCGGGACCTGGGGTGGCCAAGACGGGCCTGAAAGCATACGAGCCCACATACTTTACCGTGGATTGTGCTGAGGCTGGACAGG gAGACATCAGCATAGGCATCAAATGCGCTCCAGGAGTGGTGGGACCTGCCGAAGCTGACATTGATTTTGACATCATTAGAAATGACAACGACACATTCACTGTCAAATACATGCCACCTGGAGCCGGCAGCTACACCATCATGGTGCTGTTTGCTGATCAG GCCATTCCCTTGACACCCATCAGAATCAAGGTTGATCCTTCTCATGATGCAAGCAAGGTTAAAGCAGAGGGGCCTGGACTCAACCGCACAG GTGTGGAGCTGAACAAACCCACTTACTTCACTGTGAACACAAAGGCTGCGGGCAAAGCAAAGCTTGACGCTCAGTACACAGGGCCCAACAAGGGAGAGGCGGTCCGTGACTTTGACATCGTCGACAACCATGATGGCACCCATACTGTAAAATACACACCTGTCCAGCAG ggTAATATGGGTTTGAATGTGACCTACGGTGGTGATCCCATTCCTAAGAGCCCATTTGCTGTATCTGTGGCTCCCTCTCTGGACCTCAGTAAAGTTAAAGTGGCTGGTCTTGGAAACA CCATGGCAGTGGGAAAAGATCAAGATATTACGGTCAAGTCCAAAGGTGCAGGTGGTCAGGGCAAGGTTGCCGCAAAGGTCACTGGTCCATCTGGTAAATCTGTGCCTTGTAAAGTTGAACCAGGCCTGAGCCCAGAGACCAGCCAGGTCCGTTTCATCCCGAGAGATAAGGGGCCCTACGAAGTAGAACTGACATACGACGGAGTTCCTATTCCTGGCAGTCCATTCAATGTAGAAGCTATTGCGCCTGCTGACCCATCTTTG GTAAGATGTTCTGGACCAGGCCTGGAACGAGCCAAGGTTGGTGAGCCAGGGAAGTTTGTGGTTGACTGCACAAATGCTGGTCCTGCTGAGCTGACTATTGAGATCATTTCTGACAACGGGACGGAGGCAGAGGTTCACATTCAGGACAACGGAGATGGTACCTACACCATCACCTACATCCCTCTCTGTCCCGGAGTGTACACTCTCACCATCCGCTATGGTAATCAAGATGTCCCGAACTTCCCATCCAGGCTCAATGTGGAGCCTGCTGTGGAAACCAGTGGTGTGAAAGTGTTTGGACCTGGAGTGGAAGGCAAAG GAGTTTTCCGGGAGGCCACAACAGATTTCACAGTGGATGCCAGAGCTCTCACAAAAACTGGGGGCAATCACATCAAGACATGCATCAACAATCCGTCAGGCAACTGCACTGATGCTCTGATCAATGACCTTGGAGATGGCACTTACAAAGTGGAGTACACGCCTTATGAGGAGG GCATGCACAGCGTTGATGTCGCCTACGACGGCAGCCCGGTTCCCAAGAGCCCATTCCGCGTCCCCGTAACAGAGGGTTGTGACCCAGCACGTGTACGCGTACACGGTCCAGGACTTCAGTCTGGGATCACCAACAAAGCAAACAAGTTTACAGTGGAGACTCG TGGGGCTGGTACAGGTGGACTGGGCTTGGCTATGGAGGGACCTTCTGAAGCCAAAATGTCCTGCACTGACAACAAAGATGGCAGCTGTTGTGTTGAGTACATCCCATATGAGCCTGGCACATACAACCTCAATGTCACCTACGGAGGTCAACCAATCACTG GAAGCCCATTCTCAGTTCCTGTTCATGATACAGTTGACGCCactaaagtaaaatgtcttggTCAGGGGCTTGGAAACAACGTGCGTGCCAATATCCCACAGGTCTTCTCTGTGGACGCAAGCAAAGCTGGGGTTGCTCCCCTGCAGGTCAGAGTGCAGGGACCCAAAG GTATCGTGGAGCCTGTTGAGGTGGTGGATAATGGTGACCAGACTCACACAGTCAGTTACGTTCCCACTCGGGAGGGACCGTATTCTATCAATGTCCTGTATGCTGATGAGGAGATCCCGCACAG TCCTTATAAGGTGAAGGTTCTGCCCACTCATGATGCTAGTAAAGTTCGCTGCAGCGGGCCTGGGCTGAATACCACCGGCGTGCCTGCCAGTCTCCCTGTGGAGTTCACCATTGATGCCAAAGATGCAGGAGAGGGACTTTTGGCAGTCCAGATCACT GACCCTGAAGGGAAGCCAAAGAAAGCAAACATTCGTGATAATCAGGATGGTACTTACCTCGTTTCTTACGTACCCGACATGACCGGCCGCTACACCATTCTCATCAAGTATGGCGGTGATGAGATCCCATACTCTCCATATCGCATCAGAGCTCTGCCCACAGGAGATGCCAGTAAATGCACGGTCACAG TTTCAATTGGAGGTCACGGTTTGG GAGCCGGCGTTGGTCCAACCATTCAGATTGGAGAACAGACGGTCATTACTGTGGATGCAAAGGCTGCTGGGAAAGGCAAGGTCACTTGCACGGTCTGCACTCCAGATGGAGGAGAGGTGGATGTGGATGTAGTTGAGAATGCCGATGGAACTTTTGATATCTTCTACACGGCACCCCAGCCTGGGAAATATGTAATCTGTGTGCGCTTTGGTGGAGAGCATATTCCCAACAGCCCCTTCCAAGTCACG GCTTTGGAAGGTGACTCCCCTGAACAACTAATGCAGCAGACCCAGGCCCGGCAGTACGCTTACGCGCCCAACATGGGCCAGCCATGG GCTACAGACCGGCCAATGGGCATGAATGGACTGGATGTAGCTGGACTGAGACCCTTTGACTTGGTCATTCCTTTCACCATCCAGAAGGGAGAGATAACAG GGGATGTAAAAATGCCTTCTGGAAAAGTGGCCAAGCCCGAAATTATAGACAACAAGGACGGCACAGTCACAGTGAAATATGCTCCAATCGAGGCTGGGCTGCATGAGATGGATATCAAATATGATGGAATACACATCCCAG GAAGCCCTCTGCAGTTTTATGTGGATTATGTCAACAGTGGTCATGTGACAGCATTTGGTCCTGGTTTAATTCACGGCATGGTCAACAAGCCTGCAGTATTCACAGTCAACACAAAAGATGCCGGAGAGG GTGGTCTGTCTCTGGCCATCGAGGGACCATCAAAGGCCGACATCAGCTGCACTGATAACCAGGATGGTACCTGCACTGTGTCTTACCTGCCTGTCCTACCTGGAGACTACAACATCATTGTCAAGTACAATGAGAAGCACATTCCTGGCAGCCCTTTTATGGCCAAAATCACAG GTGATGACTCCATGCGCATGTCTCATCTGAAGGTGGGCTCAGCTGCTGATATCCCTCTGGACATTGGTGAGCTGGACCTCAGTCAGTTGACCGCATCTCTCACCACCCCTTCTGGCCGAGAAGAGCCATGCCTACTTAAGATGCTCAGGAATGGGCATGTGG GTATCTCCTTTGTGCCCAAAGAAATTGGCGAGCACCttgttaacattaaaaaaaatggacGTCATATTCCCAGTAGCCCAATCTCCGTCAtgatcaaccaatcagagaTTGGTGATGCCAGCCGTGTGCGCGTTACTGGCCAGGGCCTGAGTGAAGCTCGTACATTTGAGCCTGCTGAATTCATCATCGACACCAGAGATGCTG gATACGGAGGACTCAGTCTGTCCATTGAGGGACCCAGTAAGGTGGACATTAACACTGAAGATCAGGAAGATGGCACCTGTAAAGTCACATACTGCCCCACAGAGCCAGGAAATTACATCATTAACATCAAATTTGCAGACCAACATGTTCCAG GAAGTGCTTTCACTGTGAAAGTGACAGGAGAGGGTAGGATGAAGGAAAGCATCACTCGCAAAAGAAGAGCTGCCTCCGTTGCCAATGTTGGCAGCCAGTGTGACCTAAGTCTGAAGATCCCCG AGATCAGCATTGCTGACATGACCGCTCAGGTGACCAGCCCATCTGGCAAGGTGCACAAGGCTGAGATCATGGAGGGAGAAAACAACACGTACTGCATTCGCTTCGTTCCCACTGAGATGGGTGTGCACACAGTCAGTGTTAAGTATCAGGGCCAGCATGTCCCAGGATCCCCCTTCCAATTTACAGTCGGCCCTCTTGGAGAAGGAGGTGCCCACAAGGTCCGTGCTGGAGGCCCGGGACTAGAAAGAGCAGAAGCTGGAGTACCAG CTGAGTTCAGCATTTGGACTCGTGAAGCAGGAGCTGGCGGTCTGTCCATTGCAGTGGAGGGACCCAGCAAGGCAGAAATTGCTTTTGAAGATCGCAAGGATGGATCCAGTGGCGTCTCCTACATTGTCCAGGAGCCCG GTGATTATGAAGTATCCATCAGGTTCAACGATGAGCACATCCCTGACAGTCCATTCGTGGTGCCGGTGGCCTCGCCTTCTGACGATGCTCGTCGTCTCACTGTTGCCAGTCTTCAG GAGTCCGGACTGAAAGTCAACCAGCCAGCATCTTTTGCCGTGAGCCTAAATGGAGCGAAGGGAGTCATCGATGCCAAAGTTCACAGCCCATCTGGAGCACTTGAAGAGTGCTGCGTCACAGAGATCGATGAAG ATAAGTATGCTGTAAGGTTCATCCCCAGAGAGAATGGCCTTTACCTAATAGATGTGAAATTCAATGGTTCTCACATCCCTGGAAGTCCATTCAAGATCCGGGTTGGTGAAACGGGGCAGGCTGGAGACCCAGGAATGGTGTCTGCTTATGGAGCTGGTCTGGAAGGAGGCACCACTG GATCTCCTTGTGAATTCACTGTGAACACAAGTTCAGCTGGCCCGGGTGCTTTAGCAGTGACAATTGACGGGCCTTCCAAGGTGAAGATGGACTGTCAGGAATGCCCTGAAGGCTACAAAGTCACCTACACACCTATGGCTCCTGGAAACTACCTTATTTCTATCAAATACGGTGGACCGTACCATATTGTTGGCAGTCCCTTCAAAGCTAAAATTACAG GCTCTCGATTGGTCAATAGCCACAGCATGCATGAGACTTCATCAGTGATGGTTGACCCGGTTACCCGCAGTGTAACAAGCACCCAGCAAGCAGCACCAGGATGGGCCAGCTCCGACGCTAGCCGTGTAGTCGCTAAGGGCCTTGGACTTAACAAGGGATTTATAGGACAAAAGAACAATTTCAGTGTGGACTGTAGTAAAGCAG GGAGGAACATGCTCCTGGTTGGAGTGGACGGACCCAAAGTGCCCTGTGAGGAGATATTGGTGAAACACATGGGTAATCGCCTCTACAATGTGTCCTACCAGCTCAAAGAGAAAGGAGAGTACATCCTGGTGGTGAAATGGGGAGATGAGCACATCCCTGGCAGCCCGTATCACATCACTGTCTAA